From Amycolatopsis sp. YIM 10, the proteins below share one genomic window:
- a CDS encoding DUF349 domain-containing protein gives MAENTTEGAQESAAPEAPAPHPVPHAHTPGQPVPPVPPAEPHPDRWGRVDEEGTVYVRGADGERAIGVWQAGTPEEGLLHFARRFDDLRTEVELLETRLASGAGDPKHALSSATQLRDGLADAAVVGDLAALGARIDQVIAHAERSLADAKQEREQAREVAVGRKQTLAEEAEKIAADSTQWKAAGDRLRAILDEWKTIKGVDRKTDDELWRRFSKAREAFNRRRGSHFAELDKQRAAAKARKEELIAEAESLADSESWGPTAARYKELMGEWKAAGRAPKDSDDALWQRFRAAQDAFFARRSAAFSERDAEFSGNAAKKEELLAEAEKIDPAANLEAAKSQLRKVQERWDEIGKVPRERIRDLDSRLKAVQDRVRSAEESKWRRTDPEAQARAAQFRERVEQFESQAAKARAAGDERRAKKADEQAAQWREWLDAAERAVADR, from the coding sequence CGCTGGGGCCGGGTGGACGAGGAGGGCACGGTCTACGTCCGGGGCGCGGACGGCGAGCGCGCCATCGGTGTCTGGCAGGCAGGTACCCCGGAAGAGGGCCTGCTGCACTTCGCGCGCCGGTTCGACGACCTGCGCACCGAGGTGGAACTGCTGGAGACGCGGCTGGCGTCCGGCGCCGGCGACCCGAAGCACGCGCTGTCGAGCGCGACACAGCTGCGCGACGGCCTGGCCGACGCGGCGGTGGTCGGCGACCTCGCGGCGCTGGGTGCTCGCATCGATCAGGTGATCGCGCACGCCGAGCGCTCGCTGGCCGACGCGAAGCAGGAACGCGAGCAGGCCCGCGAAGTCGCCGTCGGGCGCAAGCAGACGCTGGCCGAGGAGGCGGAGAAGATCGCCGCCGACTCCACCCAGTGGAAGGCCGCGGGTGACCGGCTGCGCGCCATCCTCGACGAGTGGAAGACGATCAAGGGCGTCGACCGCAAGACCGACGACGAGCTGTGGCGCCGGTTCTCCAAGGCACGGGAGGCGTTCAACCGCCGCCGTGGCTCGCACTTCGCCGAGCTGGACAAGCAGCGCGCGGCGGCGAAGGCCCGCAAGGAGGAGCTGATCGCCGAGGCCGAGTCGCTCGCCGACTCCGAGTCCTGGGGGCCGACCGCCGCCAGGTACAAGGAGCTGATGGGCGAGTGGAAGGCCGCCGGCCGCGCCCCCAAGGACAGCGACGACGCGCTGTGGCAGCGGTTCCGCGCCGCGCAGGACGCCTTCTTCGCCCGCCGCTCGGCCGCCTTCTCCGAACGCGACGCCGAGTTCTCCGGCAACGCGGCGAAGAAGGAGGAGCTGCTCGCCGAGGCCGAGAAGATCGACCCGGCCGCGAACCTGGAGGCGGCGAAGTCGCAGCTGCGCAAGGTCCAGGAGCGGTGGGACGAGATCGGGAAGGTGCCGCGGGAGCGCATCCGCGACCTCGACTCGAGGCTCAAGGCCGTGCAGGACCGCGTGCGCAGTGCCGAAGAGAGCAAGTGGCGCCGCACCGACCCGGAGGCCCAGGCCAGAGCCGCGCAGTTCCGGGAGCGGGTCGAGCAGTTCGAGTCACAGGCCGCCAAGGCCAGAGCCGCCGGGGACGAACGGCGCGCGAAGAAGGCCGACGAGCAGGCCGCGCAGTGGCGCGAGTGGCTGGACGCCGCGGAACGGGCCGTCGCGGACCGCTGA
- a CDS encoding glutamate ABC transporter substrate-binding protein: MSAVVAVAGLTLAACGGGGDSGSKNLVARAKDDKKITIGIKFDQPGLGLQTQSGKPEGFDVDVAKYIAKELGVEESGITWKEAQSAERENLIEKGDVDFIVATYSITDKRKEKVAFAGPYFVAGQGLLVRADNTDITGNTALNGKKLCSVKGSTPAQKIKDEFSKEAQLQEYGKYSDCITALENGSIDAVTTDDVILAGFAAKSPGKFKLVGEAFSKENYGVGLKKDDAESRTAIANAITKMQTDGSWKKSLETNVGPSGYKIPEPSPVTEK; this comes from the coding sequence ATGAGCGCAGTCGTCGCGGTTGCGGGCCTCACGCTCGCCGCCTGTGGTGGCGGCGGCGACAGTGGCAGCAAGAACCTCGTCGCGCGGGCCAAGGACGACAAGAAGATCACCATCGGCATCAAGTTCGACCAGCCGGGGCTCGGGCTCCAGACGCAGTCGGGCAAGCCGGAGGGCTTCGACGTCGACGTGGCGAAGTACATCGCCAAGGAGCTCGGTGTCGAGGAGTCCGGGATCACCTGGAAGGAAGCCCAGTCCGCCGAGCGCGAGAACCTGATCGAGAAGGGTGACGTCGACTTCATCGTCGCCACCTACTCCATCACCGACAAGCGCAAGGAGAAGGTGGCCTTCGCCGGGCCGTACTTCGTCGCGGGCCAGGGCCTGCTGGTGCGGGCGGACAACACCGACATCACCGGCAACACCGCGCTCAACGGCAAGAAGCTGTGCTCGGTCAAGGGTTCCACCCCGGCCCAGAAGATCAAGGACGAGTTCTCCAAGGAAGCGCAGCTGCAGGAGTACGGCAAGTACTCCGACTGCATCACCGCGCTGGAGAACGGCAGCATCGACGCGGTCACCACCGACGACGTGATCCTGGCCGGTTTCGCGGCCAAGAGCCCCGGCAAGTTCAAGCTGGTCGGCGAAGCCTTCTCGAAGGAGAACTACGGGGTCGGCCTGAAGAAGGACGACGCCGAGAGCCGCACCGCGATCGCCAACGCGATCACCAAGATGCAGACCGACGGTTCCTGGAAGAAGTCGCTGGAGACCAACGTCGGCCCGTCCGGCTACAAGATCCCCGAGCCCTCGCCGGTGACCGAGAAGTAA
- a CDS encoding response regulator transcription factor, translated as MRVLLVEDDDRVADALVPALLRRGLSVRRLASGAEVLDRIADADVVLLDLGLPDVDGMVLCWRIREISDVAIIVVSARGEVDDRILGLRSGADDYLVKPYDVDELVARVHAVRRRRGEPARAATGAIRVADVLIDLDRHEVTAGGEVITLSRKEFGVLKLIAAEGGAVCSRDRLLTELWGRRGQAESRSLDVHVATLRTKLGRAELIETVRGVGYRLGARPDGE; from the coding sequence GTGCGCGTTCTGCTCGTCGAGGACGACGACAGGGTGGCCGACGCACTGGTGCCCGCGCTGCTGCGCCGCGGGCTGTCGGTCCGCCGCCTCGCCTCGGGCGCGGAGGTGCTGGACCGGATCGCCGACGCCGACGTGGTGCTGCTCGACCTGGGACTGCCGGACGTGGACGGCATGGTGCTGTGCTGGCGGATCCGCGAGATCAGCGATGTCGCGATCATCGTGGTCTCCGCCCGCGGTGAGGTCGACGACCGCATTCTCGGCCTGCGCTCGGGAGCCGACGACTACCTGGTCAAGCCGTACGACGTGGACGAGCTGGTGGCCAGGGTGCACGCGGTGCGCCGCCGTCGCGGGGAACCGGCGAGGGCGGCCACCGGGGCGATCCGGGTGGCCGACGTGCTGATCGATCTCGACCGGCACGAGGTGACCGCGGGTGGTGAGGTGATCACGCTTTCACGCAAGGAATTCGGCGTGCTGAAGCTGATCGCGGCCGAGGGCGGCGCGGTCTGCTCGCGCGACCGGCTGCTCACCGAACTGTGGGGCAGACGCGGTCAGGCGGAAAGCCGCTCACTGGACGTCCATGTCGCTACCCTGCGAACCAAACTCGGCCGGGCCGAGCTGATCGAGACGGTGCGCGGGGTCGGTTACCGGCTGGGTGCGCGGCCAGACGGGGAGTGA
- a CDS encoding ribbon-helix-helix protein, CopG family: MKLSVSLSDEDVAFIDHYAAAADVPSRSAVVHRALELLRASQLEDDYRAAWDEWAALGDEAEWDAATGDGVLAR, translated from the coding sequence ATGAAATTGAGCGTCAGCCTGTCGGACGAGGACGTGGCCTTCATCGACCACTACGCCGCCGCGGCGGACGTGCCGTCGCGCTCGGCGGTGGTGCACCGCGCGCTGGAACTGCTGCGGGCCTCCCAGCTGGAGGACGACTACCGCGCGGCGTGGGACGAGTGGGCCGCGCTCGGCGACGAAGCCGAATGGGACGCCGCCACCGGTGACGGGGTGCTGGCGCGCTGA
- a CDS encoding TAXI family TRAP transporter solute-binding subunit, translating into MTALTRVTAAVLLLLTTLTACGPDFTGTRLRIAAGNDRGVYYQLAQPLAGAWAAGLAIDRPEIQQTRGSPDNLARLRAGTADVAFSAADVATDPSGEPNLAALARIYDDYLHVVVRADSPVHSLADLRGRRVAIGSPESGVAVIAQLLLNASGLGEPGSMTVRYLGLDESLGALERREIDAFFWSGGLPTNSISTLANRIPLRLIDVGSAMPAMRQANPVYRSATIPGSTYPQSGGPVTTLVVPNFLVVPTTMSDDMAEALTRGLFDARPELAKANTAALSIDLRPAIETAPMALHPGALRYYRTLKN; encoded by the coding sequence GTGACAGCTCTGACACGGGTGACCGCCGCCGTGCTCCTGCTGCTCACCACGCTCACCGCCTGCGGCCCGGACTTCACCGGCACCAGGCTGCGGATCGCCGCGGGCAACGACCGGGGCGTCTACTACCAGCTCGCGCAGCCGCTGGCCGGGGCGTGGGCGGCCGGCCTGGCGATCGACCGTCCGGAGATCCAGCAGACCCGCGGCTCCCCCGACAACCTGGCCCGCCTGCGCGCGGGTACCGCCGACGTCGCGTTCAGCGCCGCCGACGTGGCCACCGACCCCAGCGGCGAGCCCAATCTCGCCGCGCTCGCCCGGATCTACGACGACTACCTGCACGTGGTGGTCAGGGCCGACTCGCCGGTGCACTCGCTGGCCGACCTGCGCGGGCGCCGGGTGGCGATCGGCTCACCCGAGTCCGGGGTGGCGGTGATCGCGCAGTTGCTGCTCAACGCCAGCGGACTGGGCGAGCCCGGCTCGATGACGGTGCGCTACCTCGGGCTCGACGAGTCGCTCGGCGCGCTGGAGCGCAGGGAGATCGACGCCTTCTTCTGGTCGGGCGGGCTGCCGACGAACTCGATCAGCACGCTGGCCAACCGCATCCCGCTGCGGCTGATCGACGTCGGCTCGGCGATGCCCGCGATGCGCCAGGCCAACCCGGTCTACCGCTCGGCGACCATTCCCGGCTCCACCTATCCCCAGTCCGGCGGGCCGGTGACCACGCTGGTGGTGCCCAACTTCCTGGTGGTGCCGACGACCATGTCCGACGACATGGCCGAGGCGCTCACGCGCGGGCTGTTCGACGCGCGGCCGGAGTTGGCCAAGGCGAACACCGCCGCGTTGTCGATCGATCTGCGGCCCGCCATCGAGACCGCGCCGATGGCCCTGCATCCCGGCGCGCTGCGTTACTACCGCACCCTCAAGAACTAG
- the miaB gene encoding tRNA (N6-isopentenyl adenosine(37)-C2)-methylthiotransferase MiaB: protein MSRTFQIRTFGCQMNVHDSERLAGQLEAAGYRPATDDAPDVVVFNTCAVRENADNKLYGTLGHLRPAKTAKPDMQIAVGGCLAQKDRGEIVKRAPWVDVVFGTHNIGSLPALLERARHNSEAQVEILESLETFPSTLPARRDSAYSGWVSISVGCNNTCTFCIVPSLRGKERDRRPGEILAEVEALVAEGVLEVTLLGQNVNSYGVEFGERDAFSKLLRSCGSVEGLERVRFTSPHPAAFTDDVIDAMAETPNVCPQLHMPLQSGSDRVLKEMRRSYRSARFLSILDKVRAVMPEAAITTDIIVGFPGETEEDFQATLDVVRQARFSSAFTFQYSKRPGTPAAEMPGQLAKEVVQERYDRLVALQNEVAWEENKKLVGRKVELLVAAGEGRKDAETLRMSGRARDGRLVHFTPGELNVRPGDVVETVITYGAPHHLVADGEPLSHRRTRAGDNSEAGLRPKTNGVSLGLPSIGAPAPLPAVTGGCAL from the coding sequence GTGTCCCGCACCTTCCAGATCCGCACGTTCGGCTGCCAGATGAACGTCCACGACTCCGAGCGCCTGGCCGGGCAGCTGGAGGCGGCAGGCTATCGGCCGGCCACCGACGACGCGCCGGACGTGGTGGTCTTCAACACCTGCGCGGTGCGGGAGAACGCCGACAACAAGCTGTACGGCACGCTCGGCCACCTCCGCCCGGCCAAGACCGCCAAGCCGGACATGCAGATCGCCGTCGGCGGCTGCCTCGCGCAGAAGGACCGCGGCGAGATCGTCAAGCGGGCGCCGTGGGTGGACGTGGTGTTCGGCACGCACAACATCGGCTCGCTGCCCGCCCTGCTCGAACGCGCGCGGCACAACAGCGAAGCGCAGGTGGAGATCCTCGAGTCGCTGGAGACCTTTCCCTCCACGCTGCCTGCCCGGCGCGACTCGGCCTACTCGGGCTGGGTGTCGATCTCGGTGGGCTGCAACAACACCTGCACCTTCTGCATCGTGCCCTCGCTGCGCGGCAAGGAGCGCGACCGGCGGCCGGGGGAGATCCTGGCCGAGGTCGAGGCGCTGGTCGCCGAGGGCGTGCTCGAAGTGACCCTGCTCGGGCAGAACGTGAACTCCTACGGTGTCGAGTTCGGCGAGCGCGACGCGTTCTCGAAGCTGCTGCGCTCGTGCGGTTCGGTCGAGGGGCTCGAGCGCGTGCGGTTCACCTCGCCGCACCCGGCCGCGTTCACCGACGACGTGATCGACGCGATGGCCGAGACCCCGAACGTCTGCCCGCAGCTGCACATGCCGCTGCAGTCCGGTTCCGACCGGGTGCTCAAGGAAATGCGCCGCTCGTACCGGTCGGCCCGGTTCCTGTCCATTTTGGACAAGGTGCGCGCGGTGATGCCGGAGGCGGCGATCACCACCGACATCATCGTCGGCTTCCCCGGCGAGACCGAAGAGGACTTCCAGGCCACGCTGGACGTGGTCCGGCAGGCGCGGTTCTCCAGCGCGTTCACCTTCCAGTACTCGAAGCGGCCGGGCACCCCCGCCGCCGAGATGCCGGGGCAGCTGGCCAAGGAGGTCGTGCAGGAGCGCTACGACCGGCTGGTCGCGCTGCAGAACGAGGTGGCGTGGGAGGAGAACAAGAAGCTGGTCGGCCGGAAGGTCGAGCTGCTGGTCGCGGCCGGTGAGGGCCGCAAGGACGCGGAGACGCTGCGGATGAGCGGGCGCGCCCGCGACGGCAGGCTGGTGCACTTCACCCCCGGCGAGCTGAACGTCCGGCCGGGGGACGTGGTGGAAACCGTGATCACCTACGGCGCCCCGCACCACCTGGTGGCCGACGGTGAGCCGCTCTCGCACCGCCGCACGCGCGCCGGTGACAATTCCGAGGCCGGGCTGCGGCCGAAGACCAACGGGGTGAGCCTCGGCCTGCCGAGCATCGGCGCGCCCGCCCCGCTGCCCGCGGTCACCGGGGGGTGCGCGCTGTGA
- a CDS encoding FCD domain-containing protein, with protein MSFTHPNVWGFRMHPTGQEVEQLLAVRAVLAAEAARLAALHAGADEVRGLRRLCADGDAAIAAGDQDAMLAASTTLHERVAELAGNPALLDFVGQVDLRVSAHYPAITRQRGAQAWREHHALVDAIERKDPESAARIMRDHVDHTRDAYLQTHHPAPAAPRTRPAPVPARRRRSLPRS; from the coding sequence GTGTCGTTCACGCACCCGAACGTGTGGGGGTTCCGCATGCACCCGACCGGTCAAGAGGTGGAGCAGCTACTGGCCGTGAGGGCCGTGCTGGCGGCCGAAGCGGCCAGGCTGGCTGCCCTGCACGCCGGCGCGGACGAGGTGCGAGGGCTGCGGCGGCTGTGTGCCGACGGGGACGCCGCGATCGCCGCCGGTGACCAGGACGCCATGCTCGCGGCGAGCACCACGCTGCACGAACGTGTCGCCGAACTGGCCGGGAACCCGGCGCTGCTGGACTTCGTCGGGCAGGTCGACCTGCGGGTGAGCGCGCACTACCCGGCGATCACCCGGCAGCGCGGTGCGCAGGCCTGGCGGGAACACCACGCGCTGGTCGACGCGATCGAGCGGAAGGACCCGGAGTCCGCCGCGCGCATCATGCGTGACCACGTGGACCACACCAGGGACGCCTACCTGCAAACCCACCACCCGGCCCCGGCGGCTCCCCGGACGCGCCCGGCCCCGGTGCCCGCGCGACGCCGTCGGAGCCTCCCGCGCTCCTGA
- a CDS encoding HAMP domain-containing sensor histidine kinase codes for MRVRLQATVLSLVALLVFGLGVPLAVSVAGSAGQTLFLDRLTDTARFASLAQRPLIQSDPDLINAELRRYAEVYGIAVAVLNQDGRPTATSGSVPGAIKLDLADTRVAGQVQSALAGRHSEPGPMLVPWDEGTLVLAEPVLIDGDVRGVVVTESPTAQARQEVTLWWVLIATIGMIAFCLALLVALPLVRWILRPVRRLDEATGSLVEAVVSGREVARVGEESGPVELQQLGRSFDMMAASVGEALAAQRAFVADASHQLRNPLTALKLRLVNLEGHVDTEAEEHREAAVAEADRLNQVLDGLLSMARAEASAGELVAVDVDTVVAERAADWNVVAVAREVSLDVEGSTDGVRALAPPRGLEAVLDALLDNALKFTGAGTSVRVHTSTVDEAVRLTVRDHGPGLRADELERATDRFWRSTAHQNVAGSGLGLSIVAEIVARAGGSLKLDLPDGGGLRIAVELPAASS; via the coding sequence GTGCGGGTGCGGCTGCAGGCCACGGTGCTTTCGCTGGTCGCCCTGCTGGTGTTCGGGCTCGGCGTGCCGCTGGCGGTGAGCGTCGCGGGCAGTGCCGGGCAGACGCTGTTCCTCGACCGCCTCACCGACACCGCGCGGTTCGCCTCGCTGGCGCAGCGGCCGCTGATCCAGAGCGACCCGGACCTGATCAACGCCGAACTGCGCCGGTACGCCGAGGTGTACGGGATCGCGGTGGCCGTGCTCAACCAGGACGGGCGGCCGACCGCCACCTCCGGCTCGGTGCCCGGCGCGATCAAGCTCGACCTGGCCGACACGCGGGTGGCCGGGCAGGTGCAGTCGGCGCTGGCCGGGCGCCATTCCGAACCGGGGCCGATGCTGGTGCCGTGGGACGAGGGCACGCTCGTGCTGGCCGAACCGGTGCTCATCGACGGTGACGTCCGCGGCGTGGTGGTCACCGAGTCGCCGACCGCGCAGGCGCGCCAGGAGGTGACGCTGTGGTGGGTGCTGATCGCCACCATCGGCATGATCGCCTTCTGCCTGGCGCTGCTGGTGGCGCTGCCGCTGGTGCGCTGGATCCTGCGTCCGGTGCGCCGCCTCGACGAAGCCACCGGCTCACTGGTCGAGGCCGTGGTGAGCGGGCGTGAAGTGGCTCGGGTGGGGGAGGAGAGCGGCCCGGTCGAACTGCAGCAGCTCGGCCGCTCGTTCGACATGATGGCCGCAAGTGTGGGGGAAGCACTAGCCGCGCAACGGGCTTTCGTGGCCGACGCCTCGCACCAGTTGCGAAATCCGCTGACCGCGTTGAAGCTGCGGTTGGTGAATCTCGAAGGACACGTGGACACCGAAGCGGAGGAACACCGCGAAGCCGCGGTCGCCGAAGCGGACCGGCTCAACCAGGTGCTCGACGGCCTGCTGTCGATGGCGCGCGCGGAAGCCTCGGCGGGCGAACTGGTCGCGGTCGACGTGGACACCGTGGTCGCCGAGCGCGCCGCGGACTGGAACGTGGTCGCGGTGGCCCGCGAGGTCAGCCTCGACGTGGAGGGTTCGACCGACGGCGTGCGCGCGCTGGCACCGCCGCGCGGACTGGAAGCGGTGCTGGACGCCTTGCTGGACAACGCGCTGAAGTTCACCGGCGCCGGGACGTCGGTCCGCGTGCATACCTCCACAGTGGACGAGGCGGTCCGGCTGACCGTGCGCGACCACGGGCCGGGACTGCGCGCGGACGAACTGGAGCGGGCCACCGACCGGTTCTGGCGGAGCACCGCGCACCAGAACGTGGCCGGGTCCGGACTCGGACTGTCCATTGTGGCGGAGATCGTGGCCAGGGCCGGCGGTTCGCTGAAGCTGGACCTGCCCGACGGCGGTGGTCTCCGGATCGCGGTCGAACTGCCCGCCGCTAGTTCTTGA
- a CDS encoding type II toxin-antitoxin system PemK/MazF family toxin — translation MRRAEIRLVNFEPARGSESNKTRPAVIVSNDGANVMAGRLGRGVVTVVPVTSNVRRVFPFQVLLPAAECGLAVDSKAQAEQVRSVSVERIGRRAGKLTPALMERVEAALRLHLGL, via the coding sequence ATGCGGCGTGCCGAGATCCGGCTGGTCAACTTCGAGCCCGCGCGGGGCAGCGAGTCGAACAAGACCAGGCCGGCGGTGATCGTGAGCAACGACGGCGCCAACGTGATGGCCGGGCGGCTGGGCCGGGGCGTGGTCACCGTGGTGCCGGTGACCTCCAACGTGCGCCGGGTGTTCCCGTTCCAGGTGCTGCTGCCCGCCGCCGAGTGCGGGCTGGCGGTGGATTCGAAGGCGCAGGCCGAACAGGTCAGGTCGGTTTCGGTGGAGCGGATCGGCCGCCGGGCGGGCAAGCTGACGCCCGCGCTGATGGAGCGGGTGGAGGCGGCGCTGCGCCTGCATCTCGGGCTGTGA
- a CDS encoding amino acid ABC transporter ATP-binding protein, whose product MIKAAAVNKFFGDLHVLRDIDFEVPRGQVVVVLGPSGSGKSTLCRAINRLEPINSGEIHVDGKPLPAEGKALAALRADVGMVFQSFNLFAHKTIVENVMLAPQKVRKVSSAEARKTAMELLERVGIANQADKYPAQLSGGQQQRVAIARALAMRPKVMLFDEPTSALDPEMVQEVLDVMTSLAADGMTMLVVTHEMGFARRAAHRVVFMSDGEIVEDSTPDEFFTSPKSDRAKDFLGKILTH is encoded by the coding sequence ATGATCAAGGCGGCCGCCGTGAACAAGTTCTTCGGCGACCTGCACGTTTTGCGGGACATCGACTTCGAGGTGCCGCGCGGCCAGGTGGTGGTGGTGCTCGGGCCGTCCGGCTCCGGCAAGTCCACGCTGTGCCGGGCGATCAACCGCCTCGAGCCGATCAACTCCGGCGAGATCCACGTGGACGGCAAGCCGCTGCCCGCCGAGGGCAAGGCGCTGGCCGCGCTGCGCGCCGACGTCGGCATGGTCTTCCAGTCGTTCAACCTGTTCGCGCACAAGACCATCGTCGAGAACGTGATGCTCGCGCCGCAGAAGGTCCGCAAGGTCTCCTCGGCCGAAGCGCGCAAGACCGCGATGGAACTGCTGGAGCGGGTCGGCATCGCCAACCAGGCCGACAAGTACCCGGCCCAGCTCTCCGGCGGCCAGCAGCAGCGCGTGGCCATCGCCAGGGCGCTGGCCATGCGCCCCAAGGTGATGCTGTTCGACGAGCCCACCTCGGCACTGGACCCGGAAATGGTCCAGGAGGTGCTCGACGTGATGACCAGCCTGGCCGCCGACGGCATGACCATGCTGGTGGTCACCCACGAAATGGGCTTCGCGCGCCGCGCCGCGCACCGGGTGGTGTTCATGTCCGACGGCGAGATCGTCGAGGACTCCACCCCCGACGAGTTCTTCACCAGCCCGAAGTCCGACCGCGCGAAGGACTTCCTCGGCAAGATCCTGACCCACTAG